From Chiloscyllium plagiosum isolate BGI_BamShark_2017 chromosome 47, ASM401019v2, whole genome shotgun sequence, the proteins below share one genomic window:
- the LOC122544239 gene encoding histone H2A, sperm-like: MNSFASDLFERIAGEASRLAQYNKRCTISSREIQTSVWLLLLPGELAKHAVSEGTKAVTKSSKRSAIWRLQIAKSRSSRAGLQFPVGRVHRLLRKGNYAERVGAGAPVYLAAVLEYLTAEILELAGNAARDNKKTRIIPRHLQLAVRNDEELNKLLGGVTIAQGGVLPNIQAVLLPKKTAPTKK; the protein is encoded by the exons ATGAACTCGTTCGCCAGCGATCTTTTCGAGCGGATCGCAGGGGAGGCTTCCCGTCTGGCCCAGTACAACAAGCGCTGCACCATCAGCTCCCGGGAGATCCAGACCTCCgtgtggctgctgctgctgcccggGGAGCTGGCCAAGCACGCCGTGTCGGAGGGCACAAAGGCGGTGACCAAGTCCTCCAAGCGATCAGCAATATGGAGGCTCCAA ATAGCGAAGTCTCGGTCGTCTCGGGCTGGCCTGCAGTTCCCGGTGGGCCGTGTTCACAGGCTCCTGAGAAAGGGTAACTATGCTGAGCGTGTGGGTGCCGGAGCGCCGGTCTATCTGGCTGCGGTGCTGGAGTATCTGACGGCTGAAATCCTGGAGCTGGCCGGCAACGCGGCCCGGGACAACAAGAAGACCCGCATCATCCCCAGGCACCTGCAGCTGGCCGTGCGCAACGACGAGGAGCTCAACAAGCTGCTGGGAGGGGTGACCATCGCTCAGGGAGGGGTGCTGCCTAATATCCAGGCCGTGCTGCTGCCCAAGAAAACCGCCCCCACGAAAAAGTGA